In the genome of Pseudopipra pipra isolate bDixPip1 chromosome 4, bDixPip1.hap1, whole genome shotgun sequence, one region contains:
- the PRDM8 gene encoding PR domain zinc finger protein 8 isoform X2, giving the protein MEDAGVQRGIWDGDAKTVQQCLTDIFTSVYTTCDIPENAIFGPCVLSHTSLYDSIAFIALKSTDKRTVPYIFRVDTSAANGSSEGLMWLRLVQSAREREEQNLEAYIKSGQLFYRSLRRIAKDEELLVWYGKELTELLLLGPARAPARTNGSPPFACPECSQRFQFELPFAAHLRFRCPKRLHGPDTGPAAEAAGGKDVAGKEQEPGKFGKPGGPPHHPFPGPDGGPTASTKPSTDFHNLARELENSRGGRGGSPGRPTPGEGGPEAAAGKAKRRFPDEEDRGPGAARGRFPAERPGLPAAPKEEPGCAPQQQYRAAGSYCGLEEGGRLFAPPSPETGEAKRSAFVEVKKAARGPEPDGGPEEGPERGSPGAGGAEPGLCPRGGAGGPLAARLDGGSPARGSAFSTVPQLGAGPGGPGGGAAEERKSAFSQPARSFPHVPPLVLGPKLGGLGEPCPDGAAAPARLYTAEALAAKLPGGGEAAGGGGGGGGGLPKQSPFLYTTAFWPKSSAAAAVAAAAAGPLQLQLPSALTLLPPSFTSLCLPAQNWCAKCNASFRMTSDLVYHMRSHHKKEYALEPLVKRRREEKLKCPICNESFRERHHLSRHMTSHN; this is encoded by the exons ATGGAGGACGCCGGCGTCCAGCGGGGAATATGGGACGGGGACGCAAAGACGGTCCAGCAGTGCTTGACTGACATTTTCACCAGCGTTTACACCACCTGCGACATCCCGGAAAATGCCATTTTCGGCCCCTGCGTCCTGAGCCACACGTCCCTCTACGACAGCATCGCCTTTATCGCCCTCAAGTCCACCGATAAGCGCACCGTCCCCTACATATTCCGG GTGGACACGTCGGCGGCGAACGGCTCGTCCGAGGGGCTGATGTGGCTGCGGCTGGTGCAGTCGGCCCGGGAACGGGAGGAGCAGAACCTGGAGGCCTACATCAAGAGCGGGCAGCTCTTCTACCGCTCTCTGCGCCGCATCGCTAAGGAcgaggagctgctggtgtggtaCGGGAAGGAGCTCAccgagctgctgctgctcggACCGGCCCGGGCCCCTGCCCGCACTAACG GCTCGCCGCCCTTCGCCTGCCCCGAATGCAGCCAGCGCTTCCAGTTCGAGCTGCCCTTCGCCGCACACCTCCGGTTCCGCTGCCCCAAGAGGCTGCACGGCCCCGACACCGGCCCCGCCGCCGAGGCTGCCGGCGGCAAGGACGTCGCCGGCAAGGAGCAGGAGCCCGGCAAATTCGGGAAGCCCGGCGGGCCGCCGCACCACCCCTTTCCCGGTCCCGACGGCGGCCCCACCGCCAGCACCAAGCCCTCCACGGACTTCCACAACCTGGCGCGGGAGCTGGAGAATTcccgcggcgggcgcggcgggtCCCCGGGGCGGCCGACGCCTGGCGAGGGCGGCCCCGAGGCGGCGGCCGGGAAGGCGAAGAGGCGGTTCCCCGATGAGGAGGATCGCGGGCccggcgcggcgcggggccgcTTCCCGGCGGAGCGGCCGGGGCTGCCGGCGGCGCCCAAGGAGGAGCCGGGCTGCGCCCCGCAGCAGCAGTACCGCGCCGCCGGCTCATACTGCGGGCTGGAGGAGGGCGGCCGCCTCTTCGCGCCGCCCAGCCCGGAGACAGGGGAGGCCAAGCGCAGCGCCTTCGTGGAGGTGAAGAAGGCGGCCCGCGGCCCCGAGCCCGACGGCGGCCCCGAGGAAGGCCCGGAGCGCGGCTccccgggggcgggcggcgcggagccggggctgtgcccccgcggcggcgcggggggccCGCTGGCCGCCCGCCTGGACGGCGGCAGCCCGGCGCGGGGCAGCGCCTTCAGCACGGTGCCGCAGCTCGGGGCCGGCCCCGgcgggcccggcggcggcgcggccgaGGAGCGGAAAAGCGCCTTCTCGCAGCCCGCCCGCTCCTTCCCGCACGTCCCGCCGCTGGTGCTGGGCCCGAAGCTGGGCGGGCTGGGCGAGCCCTGCCCCGacggcgccgccgcccccgcccgcctgTACACCGCCGAGGCGCTGGCCGCCAAGCTGCCGGGcggcggggaggcggcgggcggcggcgggggcggcggcggggggctgCCCAAGCAGAGCCCCTTCCTCTACACCACGGCCTTCTGGCCCAAGAGCTCGGCGGCGGcagcggtggcggcggcggcggcggggccgctgcagctgcagctgccgTCGGCGCTGACGCTGCTGCCGCCGTCGTTCACCTCGCTGTGCCTGCCGGCCCAGAACTGGTGCGCCAAGTGTAACGCGTCCTTCCGCATGACCTCGGACCTGGTCTACCACATGCGCTCACACCACAAGAAGGAATACGCGCTGGAGCCCCTCGTCAAGCGCCGCCGCGAGGAGAAGCTCAAGTGCCCCATCTGCAATGAGTCCTTCCGCGAGCGCCACCACCTCTCCCGCCACATGACCTCCCACAACTAG